One window from the genome of Deinococcus radiopugnans ATCC 19172 encodes:
- a CDS encoding isocitrate/isopropylmalate dehydrogenase family protein, translating to MAKYRICSIEGDGIGHEVIPATRRVLDAAGFDAEYVDAEAGYEYYLDHGTSVPQATYDAVENTDATLFGAATSPSGEKPPGFFGAIRHLRQKYGLYANVRPTKTRPVPGAYENVDLVIVRENTQGLYVEQERRYGDTAIADTVITGEASLRIGKYAADLAMKRDRRLTVVHKANVLPVTQGLFLNTILDHTKTVEGLSTSTMIVDNAAMQLVRNPRQFDVLVMTNMFGDILSDLAAGLVGGLGIAASGNVGDKFGIFESVHGSAPDIAGQGISNPTATMLAAVLMLDQLGEHDTARRIDTAVNKVLTEGPRTRDLGGTAGTKEFTDAVIAAL from the coding sequence ATGGCGAAATACCGCATCTGTTCAATCGAGGGCGATGGCATCGGCCACGAAGTCATCCCCGCCACCCGCCGCGTTCTGGACGCCGCCGGCTTCGACGCCGAGTACGTGGACGCCGAGGCTGGCTACGAGTACTACCTGGACCACGGCACCAGCGTGCCGCAGGCCACCTATGACGCGGTGGAAAACACTGACGCCACGCTGTTCGGCGCGGCCACCAGCCCCAGCGGCGAGAAACCGCCCGGCTTCTTCGGCGCGATCCGGCACCTGCGCCAGAAGTACGGGTTGTACGCTAACGTGCGCCCCACCAAGACCCGCCCGGTTCCCGGCGCCTACGAGAACGTCGATCTGGTGATCGTGCGCGAGAACACCCAGGGCCTGTACGTGGAGCAGGAGCGGCGCTACGGCGACACCGCGATTGCCGACACCGTGATTACCGGCGAGGCCAGCCTGCGCATCGGCAAGTACGCCGCCGATCTGGCGATGAAGCGCGACCGGCGGCTGACCGTGGTGCACAAGGCCAACGTGCTGCCCGTGACGCAGGGCCTGTTCCTGAACACCATTCTGGACCACACCAAGACGGTGGAGGGGTTGAGTACCAGCACCATGATCGTGGACAACGCGGCCATGCAGCTGGTCCGCAACCCCCGGCAGTTCGATGTGCTGGTGATGACCAACATGTTCGGTGACATCCTCAGCGACTTGGCCGCCGGGCTGGTCGGCGGGCTGGGCATCGCGGCCAGCGGCAACGTGGGCGACAAGTTCGGCATCTTCGAATCGGTGCACGGCAGCGCCCCTGACATCGCCGGGCAGGGCATCAGCAATCCCACCGCCACCATGCTGGCCGCCGTCCTGATGCTCGATCAGCTGGGCGAGCACGACACGGCGCGGCGCATCGACACCGCCGTGAACAAGGTGCTGACCGAGGGACCGCGCACCCGCGATCTGGGCGGCACTGCGGGGACGAAGGAGTTTACGGACGCGGTGATCGCGGCGCTGTAA
- a CDS encoding NAD(P)/FAD-dependent oxidoreductase yields MPAGGAVKTALVIGGGIAGASAAYFLSGLGVQVTVIDAGVHAASAVPSALINPVRGQSGGVDARATDGMALTWALLQTLTAAGFDIPYGQTGVLRPIPDDKARARFERNLPPTLAHRWLGRDGLPTPLPPAWAHALWLPEGGWVDGAAFTRALLAASGARVIRGRVTAWTAHSAQLQEAAVDALPDVHTVLHCGGSVGSGWAGEARTHRMGSLLTLDRAATAVPLSFGAYLAPAAAGGVLGATYETPVQRWPTPELPLASLGWLLGKGDGLADLSGVGVTGRWTGSRLSGLQNGQDERGVWHLSGLGSKGFLLGPLLARELAGRVTGSLA; encoded by the coding sequence ATGCCTGCGGGCGGTGCGGTGAAGACGGCGCTGGTGATCGGCGGCGGCATTGCTGGCGCGTCCGCCGCGTACTTCCTGTCGGGGCTGGGCGTGCAGGTCACGGTGATCGACGCCGGGGTTCACGCGGCCAGTGCGGTGCCGTCCGCCCTGATCAACCCGGTGCGCGGCCAGTCGGGCGGCGTGGACGCGCGGGCCACCGACGGCATGGCCCTGACCTGGGCACTGCTGCAGACGCTGACCGCCGCCGGTTTCGATATCCCGTATGGGCAGACGGGCGTGCTGCGGCCCATCCCCGACGACAAGGCCCGCGCCCGCTTCGAGCGCAACCTGCCGCCCACACTGGCGCACCGCTGGCTGGGCCGGGACGGGTTGCCCACGCCCCTTCCCCCGGCCTGGGCACACGCCCTGTGGCTGCCGGAAGGCGGCTGGGTGGACGGCGCAGCCTTCACGCGGGCGCTGCTGGCCGCGTCCGGAGCGCGGGTGATCCGTGGGCGGGTGACGGCGTGGACCGCACATTCGGCACAACTGCAGGAGGCAGCTGTGGACGCGCTCCCGGACGTCCACACGGTCCTCCACTGCGGCGGCTCGGTGGGCTCGGGCTGGGCAGGTGAGGCCCGCACCCACCGCATGGGCAGCCTGCTCACGCTGGACCGCGCCGCGACCGCCGTGCCCCTGAGTTTCGGGGCGTATCTGGCCCCCGCAGCAGCAGGCGGGGTGCTGGGGGCCACCTATGAGACTCCGGTGCAGCGCTGGCCGACGCCGGAGCTGCCGCTGGCCTCGCTGGGCTGGCTGCTGGGTAAGGGCGATGGGCTGGCCGACCTGAGCGGCGTGGGCGTCACTGGCCGCTGGACCGGGTCGCGCCTCTCCGGCTTGCAGAACGGGCAGGACGAACGCGGCGTGTGGCACCTCTCGGGCCTGGGCAGCAAGGGGTTCCTGCTGGGGCCGCTGCTGGCACGGGAACTGGCGGGACGGGTGACAGGCTCGCTGGCCTGA
- the mnmD gene encoding tRNA (5-methylaminomethyl-2-thiouridine)(34)-methyltransferase MnmD, protein MDRAAEAPPIIETPDGSRTAFSARFGEAYGSRHGAQTQARHVFVEGTGTHGHPAPRVLEIGFGLGVNFRATLADTAARGVGLDYVAYEFDPAPANWLREVAVGEPGADRPAWQAMLAQWPNAPRRIEAQNVRLTVHFSDVLAADLPQGWATALYLDGFSPSRNPEVWTPEFVARLAGALAPGGILATYSAAGHVRRSLAAAGLNVERRPGAPGKRECLRAVR, encoded by the coding sequence ATGGACCGCGCCGCCGAAGCTCCCCCCATCATCGAGACGCCCGACGGCTCGCGCACCGCCTTTAGTGCCCGCTTCGGCGAGGCCTACGGCTCGCGGCACGGCGCGCAGACCCAGGCGCGGCACGTTTTTGTCGAGGGCACCGGAACGCACGGGCACCCGGCCCCACGGGTGCTGGAAATAGGCTTCGGCCTGGGCGTCAACTTCCGCGCCACACTGGCCGACACGGCGGCGCGCGGCGTGGGGCTGGACTACGTGGCCTACGAATTTGATCCGGCCCCGGCGAACTGGCTGCGCGAGGTGGCGGTGGGTGAACCGGGGGCGGACCGCCCGGCGTGGCAGGCGATGCTGGCGCAGTGGCCCAACGCCCCACGCCGCATTGAGGCGCAGAATGTGCGGCTGACCGTTCATTTCTCGGATGTGCTGGCCGCCGATCTGCCGCAGGGCTGGGCCACCGCGCTGTATCTGGACGGCTTCTCGCCCAGCCGCAACCCGGAGGTCTGGACGCCGGAATTCGTGGCGCGGCTGGCCGGGGCGCTGGCGCCGGGCGGCATTCTCGCCACCTACAGCGCCGCCGGACACGTGCGCCGCTCGCTGGCGGCCGCAGGGCTGAATGTTGAGCGCAGGCCAGGAGCGCCGGGCAAGCGCGAATGCCTGCGGGCGGTGCGGTGA
- the tsaD gene encoding tRNA (adenosine(37)-N6)-threonylcarbamoyltransferase complex transferase subunit TsaD, whose amino-acid sequence MSAAPLYILGIDTSCDDTGVGIAQLGAGGVQVRANRIWTQAVHAQYGGVMPELASREHVERIDAVMADALEEAGLKVSDIGAVAATAGPGLVGALLVGLMYGKGLAQALDVPFFAAHHLEGHIFAAASEESLEAPYLALVVSGGHTHLFDVPEEGRYVLVGATRDDAAGEAFDKIARLAGLGYPGGPAIAEAALRGNPDAVPFKEPLQGQKAFEFSFSGLKTAALLAHKAGAAPEDLAASFQRAAVHVLVKTTRRAAETYGRRTVVVSGGVAANTALREAFAATDLHVVFPGKGLNTDNGAMIALAGAAALRAGRPPSPLAAGATAYAPLASG is encoded by the coding sequence ATGAGTGCTGCGCCGCTGTACATCCTGGGAATCGACACCTCCTGCGACGACACCGGGGTGGGCATCGCGCAGCTCGGCGCGGGCGGCGTGCAGGTGCGTGCCAACCGTATCTGGACCCAGGCCGTTCACGCGCAGTACGGCGGCGTGATGCCCGAACTCGCCAGCCGCGAGCATGTGGAGCGCATCGACGCCGTGATGGCCGACGCGTTGGAGGAAGCGGGCCTGAAGGTCTCCGACATCGGCGCGGTGGCCGCCACGGCTGGTCCCGGTCTGGTGGGAGCGCTGCTGGTGGGCCTGATGTACGGCAAGGGGCTGGCGCAGGCGCTGGACGTGCCGTTCTTTGCCGCCCACCACCTGGAAGGCCACATCTTCGCCGCCGCCTCCGAAGAAAGCCTGGAGGCGCCGTATCTGGCACTGGTGGTCAGCGGGGGCCACACCCACCTGTTCGACGTGCCCGAGGAGGGCCGATACGTGCTGGTGGGCGCCACCCGCGACGACGCGGCGGGCGAGGCCTTCGACAAGATCGCCCGCCTGGCCGGGCTGGGCTACCCCGGCGGCCCGGCCATTGCCGAGGCGGCCCTACGCGGCAATCCCGACGCCGTGCCGTTCAAGGAACCGCTGCAGGGCCAGAAAGCCTTCGAGTTCAGCTTCAGCGGCCTCAAGACCGCCGCGCTGCTGGCGCACAAGGCGGGCGCCGCCCCCGAGGATCTGGCCGCCAGCTTCCAGCGAGCCGCCGTGCACGTGCTGGTCAAGACCACTCGCCGCGCCGCCGAGACGTATGGCCGGCGGACGGTGGTGGTGTCGGGTGGCGTGGCGGCCAATACGGCCCTGCGCGAGGCGTTTGCGGCGACTGATCTGCACGTCGTCTTTCCTGGCAAGGGCCTGAACACCGACAACGGCGCGATGATCGCTCTGGCCGGGGCCGCCGCGCTCAGGGCAGGCCGCCCGCCCAGTCCGCTGGCCGCAGGGGCGACGGCCTACGCGCCGCTGGCAAGCGGCTAG